The Pseudomonadota bacterium genome contains the following window.
CTCCTGTTCATGTTAAATCTGTGATCTGAAACAATAAATACTTAACATAGCCTTTGATTTTGAACTAATTTTTTTTAACGTACAAGATGCGGTTGTTGGGTATTGTCCGGAGAAAATGGACGAATCAAATTATTTTCCAGCGGGAGGGGCTGCAAAATGGTAGAAGAAGGTTGACAAAATCACTGTATTTGTTATATTTTCGACCCTAAGGTATACATCTCTATCGAATTTGGAAAACACGTGAATGACAAAGCGCATACAAGCTAAATACAAGATTGATCGTCGTTATGGAATAAATCTGTGGGGGCGCCCCAAGAGTCCATACAATAAGCGTAACTATGGTCCTGGAGAGCAAGGTCAAAAGCCTCGTAAACTTTCAGACTATGGCTTGCAGCTGGCTGCAAAGCAAAAGCTTAAAGGTTATTATGGTAATCTGAACGAGCGCCAGTTTCGTAACCTGTATCAAACGGCTGAGCAAAAGCGCGGCGATACCAGTGAAAACTTAATCGGTTTGCTCGAGCGGCGCCTGGATGCCGTCATCTACCGGATGAAGCTCATCCCAACCGTATTTTCAGCACGCCAATTAATTAGCCATGGTCATATCCTTGTCAATGGTAGGCGCGTTACGATCCCATCCTATCGGGTGCGAGAAGGCGATGAAATTGAATTGCGCTCAAGAATGCACGATAATCCAGTTGTTCTTGGAGCCGTACAATCTTCAGAACGAGAAGTTCCCGAATACGTCGAGATTGACCATGGGAAAATGAAGGGACGGTTTGTCCGGACTCCTAACCTTGAAGAGGTTGCTTATCCGGTGCAGATGGAACCAAACCTGGTTATTGAGTATTATTCACGTTAGGTTTTTCCTAGACTGAAGCTGAATCAACATTTTGATTCAGCACGGGTATACCATTTTTTTCAATGTTTGCTGAACCGTTTTGTGGAATGATTAAAACTCAGCTTTTGCTGGTGAGACGACCTTAACTCCATGATTGGCAACTTCTAGGACTGCCAGTCGCCTTTCAACCAAACCATTCGGGATTAGACGAAACGTGCCGTCAATACCATCAAAACCTCTTGGTTGCGTGAGCTCGGAGAGCATCAATGAATTTCCCTGCCGTGTTTGGCTTAAGATTGCTGCCAGCGACATAGCATCGTAGGACAGCGTGGCAATGCGAGGAGGGCTGTGACCAAACTGGGTCCGGAATTTTTGCTCAAACTGTGCGCGCTTGTACGGTGCTGGGGCAACAAACCAGCCCCCTCGTGCAGAGCTTGTTGTAAAAGTTTGAGGCGTATCCCATTGTCCGCTTCCCAGCAAGCGGACCTGCGTGAGGTCAACGTCATTGTATTGCAGTGAGGATATCACCAACTTTAGGGTGTCCCCGCCTTCAGGAACAAACAAACCCTGTAAGGGAATATTCCTCAGCTTGATGGCCTGGGCAGAAAAATCAGATGTTCCGGGACGGTAAAAGGCAATCGCTTCAATGCGGATATCATTGTGAGCGACAGCTTGCACCAAAGCATCCTGCAACAAATCTCCATAGGCATTTTCTGGCAGCAGGGCCCCAATATTGCGAATATTATGGGCAGCAGCAACAGAAATAATTTCTCTGACTTGTTCACTAGGGTCAAACCCAAGAATGAACACTTGGCTGTCAGCAACCTTTTGGTTGTTTGAAAAACTTAATACAGGGACATTTGCTTGAGAGGCGATGGCCTTTACTGCAGCTACTTCTTGGGAAAACAGAGGCCCAACAATCAGTTGGGCGCCTTCATGCAAAGCCTGTTGAGCAGCAGCACTTGCTTGGGCTGGTGTGCCTTGGGTATCGTGAATCATTAATTCAAGTTGATTGCTGCCGTGATCAAACAAACTCATCTGTGCAGAAGCGAGGAGGTCTTGTCCCAGTTGCGCATTTGTTCCTGTCAGTGGCAACAGGATCGCCACTCGCATCTTGTCTTGTTGGGTAATCCCTGACATGGTTTGTTGTTGATGCAGAGTCCGAGGTGGAAGCTTTTCAACCGAAATTGGAGCGCTACCATCAGATGTTGGTCTGTTGCGTTGTGTTGTGGTTTGACAAGCGGCCAAAGTTAGGGCACTCAATAGAATCAGAGATGAAAAAATTTTTCTAAAAAGAAGAGACAAGGTTCGTTCCTTTCTTCCACGGGTTTAGTTATGAGTCAAGGTAACGATTTAGACAAGAAAAGTAAACATTTTACTGGGCTGTATTTGGTAGCAACACCCATTGGTACCCTTGCAGATATCACATTGCATGCACTTGAAGTGCTCAAGAATGTCGATGTCATTGCGTGTGAAGACACTCGCGTTACCCAGAAACTGCTGCATCATTATGGTATTGATATAAAGCTTTTTTCCTACCATGACCACAATGCGCCCAAAGTACGACCAAAATTATTGCAGATGCTTGCAGAGGGGCAAAGCATTGCGCTTGTCAGTGATGCAGGTACGCCACTGATTGCTGATCCTGGTTATCAACTTGTAAAGGCGTGTTATGCAAAATGCATTCCGGTAACCAGTGCGCCAGGTGCATGTTCTCCCATTGTTGCCCTTACACTTTCAGGCCTTTCTACAAATCGCTTCTGTTTTGCCGGGTTTATTCCAACCAAATCACAGGCACGGCAGTCTTTTTTCGAGCAATTTAATCCACATCATGGCACGCTGATTTTTTTTGAAACCGCAAAACGGTTGCTTGCCTCATTACAGGGTATGCAGAATGTGTGGCCAAACACCCAAGCTTGTGTGGCACGGGAATTGACGAAAAAGTTTGAAGAGGTGCGCACAGACACGCTGCCTGATCTGATTCAGCATTACGAAAGGGTTGGAGCTCCTCGGGGTGAAGTCATTGTGCTCGTGGACAGCCGGACTTTTCCGCAATCCGATAACAACCGATTAGACGAACTGCTGGCGATCGTTTTGAAAGAAACAACGGTGCGTGATGGAGTAAATTTAGTTGCAGATATCTCTGGATTGCCCCGGCGTGAGGTGTATCAAAGAGCGTTGCAGATTAGATAGTGCTAGATCGATTCGATATTCTCTACTACCAAATTATGTTAACGTCAAGCACCAATTTTACATGTCAGCACAGTTAGCAACTTGCTTTTTTCCTGGAATTTCAATCATTGGGGCCAAAGCATACCAAAGGGAATGCCCCACAAATTTTTGCCAAAAGACAGCGGAATCTCGCCTGAATATAAAGCAATGCCAACGAACGGTCGGTGCCCTGCAACATTTTCTCGAAACCAAGTTAGGTGTTTGAAGTCATTTCTGCCGATTGAGCTGCTTGCCTTTACTTCAACTCCTAACAAAGACTCATCTTCTCGCTCGACGATAAAATCAATCTCCCTTTGTTCCCGATCTCGATAATGAAAAATATTGTACTCTCCATTATTGGAATCAATTTGGGCAGATAATTCATTAAATACAAATGTTTCAATCAGCTTGCCAATCCGATATGAATTAAAACGCAGGTTCTCGGCACGCCAGTTAAGGAGGGAAGACATCAGACCACTATCTGCAAAAAAAAGCTTTTTTTGCTTACCAACCCTTGCATAATCGGTTCTCACCCATGCGGGTACCTTTTCAACCAAGTAGAGAGCCTCTAAGGCATTGATATAAGATTCAACTGTCGGACGACGAATTGAGAGTCCACTACCAATTGCAGAGATATCCATGAACTTACTTGACCACGCAGCTAGAATTTTAACGAGTTCTACCATAGCCTCTCGGCGCTGAATTCGCGTAATGTCCTGTAAATCACGCTCCAGAAGGGCTTCAATATAGTCTTGATGCCATTGTTGGCGATCTTTTCCCTCAAGAAGAACGGCCTCTGGAAACCCACCTCGAAAAGCAAGCTGTAGTGTTTGCTCCCGATTATAAACATCGAATTTGAAATCAAAAGATTGCTGAAATGCATGCTCAAAAAACTTCGGTTGCCGCTTTAAAATTTCGCCTTGCGCAAGAGGACGCAAACGAACTTTTCGTATACGACCTGCCAGGGATTCTCGAACGCTGGGTAAAGCTTGTATATTTGCAGAACCTGTCAGCAAATACTGACCAGGCCTTGTGTCGTCATCCACAACTTTTTTAATAGCTGGCAACAAAGAAGGCACTCGCTGGACCTCGTCAATAATCATCGTTGTATCGGTATGATGCACAAATTCATGCGGATCTATCTCTGCTGCTTCCCGAAACGACTGGATATCTAGGGTTCGATAGGTATCATTAGAAGATGACAGCTTTTTTGCAAGGGTCGTTTTACCACACTGTCGTGCCCCTGCCAGAAGAACAACACGCCGTTTGCCCAAAGCATATTGGACCTGATGTTTTTGCCAACGTGGATATTGATCCGTCATGCTTAAAAAATCCCGCAATTTTACAAAAGTTCACCTCGCGATTTTACAAAAGTCTATCCCGCGATTTTATAGAAGTTTACATCGCGATTTTACAAAAGTCTACCCCGCGATTTTATAGATGATTCTTTAGATTGTTTTGTTTAAATGGGTAGGGCGCTAACAGATGACACTGCTTTGGTGCGCTAAATGGTTATGATCAAGGCAACATGTATGGCAACACGGCATTCAAACGCTGCCTTCCCTGTTGAGTCGCTCGCAAAACCTGGGTGTCCAGTTCTATCAGTCCCTCTTGTTTGAGAGAAGCAAGTGATTCAGGCACGCAGAATTGCTCTAAATGGTGTCCTGTCTCTTTTCTAAATCGTTCAAGCTGCACTCCCTCTTCAAGTCGCAGGCCCATCATCAGCATTTCTTTTGCTTTTTCTGTAGAGGACAGAACCTCGGTTTTCTTGGTGGCAAATCCAGATTGACCTACCTTTTCCAACCAAACCTCAGGGGCTTTATGATTGTAGGTCGCATATTTTTGCCCCTGTTTTGTCAAACGTCCGTGGGCTCCAGGGCCAATTCCTAAATAATCTTGATAGCGCCAGTAGGTCAAATTGTGCTGCGATTTGCCACCTGTGCGTGCGTAGTTAGAGATTTCATAAGCCTGAAAACCGTGTTGTCCTAAAACATCTCGGGTCATCTCATAGAGCTGGGCTGAGATTTCTTCATCTGGCAAAGTCCACTCACCGCGTTGATGCAGTGTGTGAAAGGCTGTGCCAGGCTCAATCGTCAACTGATAAGCTGAGATGTGACCTTGCAACAACGGAGCTATTTGTGCCAGAGAAGCTTGCCATTTTTTAGGAGATTGTCCTGGTAGCGCATAAATAAAATCCAACGAATAACGCATAAAAACTTGTCTAGCTACAGTGATTGCTTTCATTGCTTGCGTTGCATCATGCAAGCGGCCCAAAAACTTAAGTTCAGTATCGTCTAATGATTGAATGCCCAAGGAGACTCGGTTAATGCCAGCGGCATGAAAATCTTTAAATTTACCGATTTCAACCGTTTGCGGGTTGGCTTCGAGAGTAATCTCTAGGTCTTTGGGCAAGGACCAAAGCTGTGTCACCTCATTTAGGATAATTTCAACAATTTTGGGATCCATCAATGAAGGTGTCCCACCGCCAAAAAAAATACTCTTTATGGTTTGATGCGGCAACGTACCTGCATAAAACCGGAGTTCCTTGAGATATCCCGCAAGCCACGCTTGATGATCAATGTGCTCTCGCACATGGCTGTTGAAATCACAATAGGGGCACTTAGAAAGACAAAATGGCCAATGAATATAAAGACTCAGTGCTTGAGGCATTATTATTGATGCGCTCTGATTAGCTGGTCTACTGCCTTGGCTCGATGACTTAGAGCATGTTTTTCTGCTGCCGGCATTTGAGCAAACGTGCGCTGGTGCCCTAGGGGTTGAAAAATTGGGTCGTAGCCAAAGCTGTTATTCCCGCGAGGCGGAAAAACCATCTGCCCTTCAACATGTCCTTCGAAAAACTCAAATGTATCGTCCGGATAATAAAGGCACAACACACAAACAAAGCGCGCTCTCTTATTGGTAAAAGGTCGCAAGTCTTTTTCGAGTTTCTCAGCGATTTGCTGGAGTCCTCCAGCTTCATAATACCTGCGACCTGTATAAACCCCCGGCTGATTATCTAGGACTTCAATTTCAAGACCGGAGTCATCAGCCAATACCAAACAATTTTGATGCTCTGCTGCATGTTTAGCCTTTATCAGTGCATTTTCCCGAAACGTTGCCCCGGTTTCTTCAGGAGCTTCGTGTTCTGGAGAATCCAACGGGGTCAATACGATCCCCAAAGGCTCAAGTAAATCTTGAAATTCCTTAATCTTTCCAGGATTGTGAGAGGCCAGGATAATTTTTTTATTTTGCAACAAGCTTGACATTCGTATCTGTCAGGATTTTGGCAAACGCTCTGTTTTGCATGCGAATCAACTCACTGATTCCTTTGCTTGCAAGCGTAAACATTCCTTGATAATGCTCTTGGGAAAAGGGAGACGTTTCAGCTGTTGCTTGCACTTCAACAATACCGCCTTTTTGCGTCATAATGAAGTTTGCATCTGCTTCTGCTGAACTGTCTTCTGTATAATCAAGATCAAGCACCGGGGTTCCTTGGTAAATTCCACAGGAAATGGCTGCCACCTGATCGGTTAGCGGTAGCTCTTTCAATTTACCTGCCTTGACCAAACCCTGGAGGGCTTGCCATAGGGCTATGTAAGAACCAGTTATTGCTGCTGTGCGGGTGCCCCCATCTGCTTGCAAAACATCACAGTCAACTCGCACTTGTCTTTCGCCAAGTGCTTTCAAATCTGTAATAGCACGCAAAGATCTGCCAATCAAACGCTGTATCTCTTGAGTGCGTCCAGATTGTTTACCGCGAGTTGCTTCTCGAGTCACTCTTTGATCAGTGGAGCACGGGAGCATGCCATATTCAGCCGTAATCCAGCCCTTCTTTTTGTCTCGCAGAAAAGGCGGTAATTTTTCTTCAATCGTTACCGTGCACATGACGTGCGTATTACCAAAGCGAGCAATGCAGGCTCCTTCAGCATGTACGGGATATC
Protein-coding sequences here:
- the rpsD gene encoding 30S ribosomal protein S4, producing MTKRIQAKYKIDRRYGINLWGRPKSPYNKRNYGPGEQGQKPRKLSDYGLQLAAKQKLKGYYGNLNERQFRNLYQTAEQKRGDTSENLIGLLERRLDAVIYRMKLIPTVFSARQLISHGHILVNGRRVTIPSYRVREGDEIELRSRMHDNPVVLGAVQSSEREVPEYVEIDHGKMKGRFVRTPNLEEVAYPVQMEPNLVIEYYSR
- a CDS encoding penicillin-binding protein activator, coding for MSLLFRKIFSSLILLSALTLAACQTTTQRNRPTSDGSAPISVEKLPPRTLHQQQTMSGITQQDKMRVAILLPLTGTNAQLGQDLLASAQMSLFDHGSNQLELMIHDTQGTPAQASAAAQQALHEGAQLIVGPLFSQEVAAVKAIASQANVPVLSFSNNQKVADSQVFILGFDPSEQVREIISVAAAHNIRNIGALLPENAYGDLLQDALVQAVAHNDIRIEAIAFYRPGTSDFSAQAIKLRNIPLQGLFVPEGGDTLKLVISSLQYNDVDLTQVRLLGSGQWDTPQTFTTSSARGGWFVAPAPYKRAQFEQKFRTQFGHSPPRIATLSYDAMSLAAILSQTRQGNSLMLSELTQPRGFDGIDGTFRLIPNGLVERRLAVLEVANHGVKVVSPAKAEF
- the rsmI gene encoding 16S rRNA (cytidine(1402)-2'-O)-methyltransferase; this encodes MSQGNDLDKKSKHFTGLYLVATPIGTLADITLHALEVLKNVDVIACEDTRVTQKLLHHYGIDIKLFSYHDHNAPKVRPKLLQMLAEGQSIALVSDAGTPLIADPGYQLVKACYAKCIPVTSAPGACSPIVALTLSGLSTNRFCFAGFIPTKSQARQSFFEQFNPHHGTLIFFETAKRLLASLQGMQNVWPNTQACVARELTKKFEEVRTDTLPDLIQHYERVGAPRGEVIVLVDSRTFPQSDNNRLDELLAIVLKETTVRDGVNLVADISGLPRREVYQRALQIR
- a CDS encoding ATP-binding protein — its product is MTDQYPRWQKHQVQYALGKRRVVLLAGARQCGKTTLAKKLSSSNDTYRTLDIQSFREAAEIDPHEFVHHTDTTMIIDEVQRVPSLLPAIKKVVDDDTRPGQYLLTGSANIQALPSVRESLAGRIRKVRLRPLAQGEILKRQPKFFEHAFQQSFDFKFDVYNREQTLQLAFRGGFPEAVLLEGKDRQQWHQDYIEALLERDLQDITRIQRREAMVELVKILAAWSSKFMDISAIGSGLSIRRPTVESYINALEALYLVEKVPAWVRTDYARVGKQKKLFFADSGLMSSLLNWRAENLRFNSYRIGKLIETFVFNELSAQIDSNNGEYNIFHYRDREQREIDFIVEREDESLLGVEVKASSSIGRNDFKHLTWFRENVAGHRPFVGIALYSGEIPLSFGKNLWGIPFGMLWPQ
- the hemW gene encoding radical SAM family heme chaperone HemW produces the protein MPQALSLYIHWPFCLSKCPYCDFNSHVREHIDHQAWLAGYLKELRFYAGTLPHQTIKSIFFGGGTPSLMDPKIVEIILNEVTQLWSLPKDLEITLEANPQTVEIGKFKDFHAAGINRVSLGIQSLDDTELKFLGRLHDATQAMKAITVARQVFMRYSLDFIYALPGQSPKKWQASLAQIAPLLQGHISAYQLTIEPGTAFHTLHQRGEWTLPDEEISAQLYEMTRDVLGQHGFQAYEISNYARTGGKSQHNLTYWRYQDYLGIGPGAHGRLTKQGQKYATYNHKAPEVWLEKVGQSGFATKKTEVLSSTEKAKEMLMMGLRLEEGVQLERFRKETGHHLEQFCVPESLASLKQEGLIELDTQVLRATQQGRQRLNAVLPYMLP
- the rdgB gene encoding RdgB/HAM1 family non-canonical purine NTP pyrophosphatase, whose translation is MSSLLQNKKIILASHNPGKIKEFQDLLEPLGIVLTPLDSPEHEAPEETGATFRENALIKAKHAAEHQNCLVLADDSGLEIEVLDNQPGVYTGRRYYEAGGLQQIAEKLEKDLRPFTNKRARFVCVLCLYYPDDTFEFFEGHVEGQMVFPPRGNNSFGYDPIFQPLGHQRTFAQMPAAEKHALSHRAKAVDQLIRAHQ
- the rph gene encoding ribonuclease PH, with the protein product MSLRPSKRAVDELRKIEFELGYPVHAEGACIARFGNTHVMCTVTIEEKLPPFLRDKKKGWITAEYGMLPCSTDQRVTREATRGKQSGRTQEIQRLIGRSLRAITDLKALGERQVRVDCDVLQADGGTRTAAITGSYIALWQALQGLVKAGKLKELPLTDQVAAISCGIYQGTPVLDLDYTEDSSAEADANFIMTQKGGIVEVQATAETSPFSQEHYQGMFTLASKGISELIRMQNRAFAKILTDTNVKLVAK